The genomic segment GGAGGGCGACTCGAAGTGGTTCTGGTACGAGGGCAACTTCGAGGGCTATGAGAAGAACAAGGCCGAGCGCCTGGGCCCGGAGTCGCTGCGCCCGCACCGTGCCACCTACCGGAAGCTGACGCGCGACTGATGACCGGCACCGCCCAGACCAGCACGGACCGCACGAGGACCGCCTCCCCGGCCGGACCGGGGAGACGGCACGTGTACCTGTGCCCGCTGCGGTGGTCCGACATGGACGCCTACCAGCACGTCAACAACGTGGTCTACCTCCGCTACCTGGAAGAGGCGCGGGTGGACTGGATGTTCCGCCGCGCCTCCGAGGCCGGGGTGGAGGGGTTCGCCACGTTCGGCACGGTGGTGGCCAAGCACGAGATCGAGTACCGGCGCCCGCTGGTCTACCGGCCCGAGCCGGTGCGCGTCGAGGTCTGGGTGACCGCCATCGCCACGGCGAAGTTCACCGTGGCCTACGAGGTCAGCGACGACGAGGCCGT from the Catenulispora sp. MAP5-51 genome contains:
- a CDS encoding acyl-CoA thioesterase — translated: MTGTAQTSTDRTRTASPAGPGRRHVYLCPLRWSDMDAYQHVNNVVYLRYLEEARVDWMFRRASEAGVEGFATFGTVVAKHEIEYRRPLVYRPEPVRVEVWVTAIATAKFTVAYEVSDDEAVYATASSVLVPFNIEGNHLRRLSQVEKDYLAEYYTPAGA